AAACAATATCATTTGTCCCTATTTATTTCTGCAGATGCAAATGCTATTGATGGGTGAGATACATCTAAACAGCAACGGATATAACTATACTCATACAGTGtttctttgatttcttcTCGTCACCACAGTTCTGTTGggttacaaatatatacacagcaCTCCACTTTGTGGCTATAAGTCTCTTTAATATTTGAATGAAATCCTGCCTATCGCTACTGCAATATTTCACACTCTGTGAGGGACACTgatatttgcttctttcgtcCATTTCATATTTTGATAGTTATGTAAATATCTTATGTGCAATCCATCTCCTttccaaaataaataaaaagaaagataaaagcaTAAGCAATTATCGACATAAAAACTGGAATGAGTCTCTCGGTTACACGTCGCACGCTTCTAACATATAGACACGCTGCATGTAacctatttttgttgtttcatgcATGTGTCAGTatgataaaatgaaaatagtcTCATGTTTCTCCTTGTGCTTTTGTATTGCATAAACTACTGGACTCGTCATCTCTTCCACCTATTCATCACACAGGAGTTATTCACTTGCTTTACATGTAGCATATagtaaaaatacaaaatatcaAATTATTAAATTAATACTTCACTATAAGCAATAAAGCTTActtgattttgtttatttcatttatATCTGAGTTGAATTACATATGTTAATGAAATTATTCCACTACTCAAAGATACAAACACtttattgatatatatatatatatatagagagagagagagagagaatggTTTTGAGACACACCACATATCAGTTCTTCAACATTACATATGTGTAAATCCATATTTACAAAAGGTACAGCTTTTGAATATCTGCATAATTATTTGAAGTATTATTATCTAATGAAATGAACAGTAGATGTCACTGAAATgcaaatagtaataatccTCTGAAAGGCATAAATACTGTTTCACACAATACTCTAAAGTAATGCAGCGCTATGCCATGAATACTTCCACAGAAGATACAACAACTAATGTGCGATAGTTAGTCATAATGATGCCTTCCATGTGATGAACTCTGCAATACAAATCATACGTTGAACAGAAACTAAAACATTAAATactaaatataaatacatggGGAAGTGATGTAAACTATAAGAGGGTTTATGTACGTCAAGAAAGTTTCATTAGAATACAATAATAGTTTTGAATTTTATTAAACAACTTAAAGCTTAACCACATGTGTGGAAACAACAATCACTTCACTATAGCATTTGTAGATTAGTGATTGTTactgaaataaatgaaaaaaacaaatgaagtaaaTACGGCAAGCACTGCATCCCATATTCTGTATTCATCACTGTGTGCTGACGCGTTTGAGTAGCTTTGCCcattgacagaaaaaaaaataataaataaatgaaatctCTTCTTGCATCTTGCACAAGTGtatttcaacaaaacaaagacgtAAAAGAAATTTTATGCTTAATATATTTACTCATTTATTTGAAGGAAAGGTACAATAGCCAAAAAACTATAAAGGTGCATGTGAGTTATACTTCATTGTCAGATAAagttaacttcacaaccctcctgaaacacaaaaggaaaattaaaagaattacaatgaagaaacagaaggaatacaatatgttttttccaaCCTCTAACATGTTATATGTAAAAGTGACGAAATGGTCTTCACAATAGGATGCTACTCATGACCTCGTTTCCGTGTGAATGCTGGTGCATCTcgatattttctctcttcatgATACGCTATTATAAGCTCTTTCTGTATCTTGTTATCAAATGTTATTTGATACTGGTCAATACCATCCCAAAATACTTGTGTTTCCTCAGTTTGTTGCTCAGCATcagcggtgttgttgttcacacATCGTTGCCGCGTCTTAATCACACCACCATAAATAGCATTAACATATATCATCTCCCATGCCATGTTACGAGAAAAGGTATCCCAATCGGAAAAATACCTTGCAATGTTTGTCATAAATTCCTGTAACTCTGAAAcacttgcttctttcctgtaaTTATCTGTTATTTGAATAAGCACAATAGTCTTTGAGGCAACTCCCAGTTGTGGAAAACCATCCCTCATATCCGCAACCCTTCTAGAGCAATcttccacaaagaaaaagccatCCACAAAAAGCTTACTCTCCTCCAATGACCTGTAGAGCACCTTGTATTTACAGTTTCCAATTGCATTCTGTCCAGTTTTTGGTAAGAACTTTTGTTCAAAAATTTGAAACTGTTGTGGGGTCATATCTTTCAGGATGCTACGCTTGTCTTCCGTCTCTCCGAGTCTTCGGAGGTAGTTCAAATGTTTTGTGACCACACAAAAGACTctaggaaagagaagtgaaaccAAAGCCCTTGTTTCAAGCGAGTAGGCTCCGACCTTACCGTATACGCTTTCACTATGTTTCTCAACCATCAGTGTTGCAACAGTTGCAAACAGCGTACAGAGTATCATATTCCCAATGGCAACTGATAGAGGTCTACAGTGGTATGATTCGAGGTTGCCATATCCGCTCCCCTCCCGTACAATCTTCACTAAACTGTGAACcactttttcacttttccacgtaaaatatttttccagAATCGTTTCAtactcttctttcttctcattttctAGGCTTCTTAGGTAATCACTGATATCCTGCAGCCGGTTGGTGTAACTTTGCTTGCTGAAAACATAACGAGGCAGCGGCCCCACAACGTCAACACGTCTCTCCACCAACCTCCACTCATCCTCTAGTTCTTCCATAACCTTCGCACGAGCATTTTCATCGAGAGTCGTATAGTTGGGAAATAGGGACAGTTTCTTCCAGGCCACAAACGCCTTAATGTCACGTACGTCATCGCAGTTTAAAATCACATTCCAACTTAAATAGTCCTTCTCCCAATGTTCATAATAGTGTGTATCCGGAGTGTTGAGTGTAGTTATGCCCCACCCAAGATATTGGGTCTCATAAGGCGGAGTCTCATCAGGTCCATCAGtatcaaaaataatatgccctctttttttcaaacGCATTTCTTTAATAACATTAGTGACGTCTTTTCTCTTGTACAATAcaaccctcccttcctcattCCCCTTCTTGTTGTATATAAGGTAAGCTTTGGCATCCGTGAAATACACAACGacatcaagcattccttcatggaagtgaagtagggaatgaagtaaaaatgatccaactcCACATGATTTTCCAGTCCCTGGAATACCAATGATaatgtgtgttggtggtgtgctctctgtcttttccacccaccatGCATTTAATTTTCGTTGTATTATATACCACACACGCATCATTTCACGACGGACGTAAATATGACCTCCATTTCCCCCATATAAACTAATGAGAGAACATTGAAATCCGCATGATGGGTTACATATCTTTGATGTAAGGACAAAGATCTCCAGGCCAGTGGGTCTCTCCTCAAGTTCCGCATCAACTTCACAATGTTCAGGAGTTATAtccacttcttcttccgtcCATATGTGTTGTGGTCTTCCAAAgaataccttcataccgaGTGGCTCTTGATTATAACctgacatcacataactccactTCGCATAATACAGAGACTCAtataactcctcttcacgagatttcctttttccagtTACCGATGGATTCTGCATCTGTCGTCCACCTTGTTCCTGCACTTCACCTTGTGCACGATTAAACCGTTCGTTAAACACATTCTGAGTATTTCTCAtattgccgttgttttgaaTCATTCCTATCtcaaaataataactttAAATAGGTAATATTGCGTTACTTTCTGaacatatgtttgtgtgtgtgttaaatcaaat
This sequence is a window from Trypanosoma brucei gambiense DAL972 chromosome 7, complete sequence. Protein-coding genes within it:
- a CDS encoding retrotransposon hot spot (RHS) protein, putative — protein: MIQNNGNMRNTQNVFNERFNRAQGEVQEQGGRQMQNPSVTGKRKSREEELYESLYYAKWSYVMSGYNQEPLGMKVFFGRPQHIWTEEEVDITPEHCEVDAELEERPTGLEIFVLTSKICNPSCGFQCSLISLYGGNGGHIYVRREMMRVWYIIQRKLNAWWVEKTESTPPTHIIIGIPGTGKSCGVGSFLLHSLLHFHEGMLDVVVYFTDAKAYLIYNKKGNEEGRVVLYKRKDVTNVIKEMRLKKRGHIIFDTDGPDETPPYETQYLGWGITTLNTPDTHYYEHWEKDYLSWNVILNCDDVRDIKAFVAWKKLSLFPNYTTLDENARAKVMEELEDEWRLVERRVDVVGPLPRYVFSKQSYTNRLQDISDYLRSLENEKKEEYETILEKYFTWKSEKVVHSLVKIVREGSGYGNLESYHCRPLSVAIGNMILCTLFATVATLMVEKHSESVYGKVGAYSLETRALVSLLFPRVFCVVTKHLNYLRRLGETEDKRSILKDMTPQQFQIFEQKFLPKTGQNAIGNCKYKVLYRSLEESKLFVDGFFFVEDCSRRVADMRDGFPQLGVASKTIVLIQITDNYRKEASVSELQEFMTNIARYFSDWDTFSRNMAWEMIYVNAIYGGVIKTRQRCVNNNTADAEQQTEETQVFWDGIDQYQITFDNKIQKELIIAYHEERKYRDAPAFTRKRGHE